A genomic segment from Micromonospora echinaurantiaca encodes:
- a CDS encoding acyl-CoA dehydrogenase family protein — protein sequence MDFALSDTERAIRDTARDFITKEVMPLEQELLRRERAHRPGLEPAELRELQLKARAFGFWGLATPEEYGGMDLSAVTQSLIWTEIGRSFVPFRFGGEADNILFHCNEEQKREYLIPTIEGERRSCFAITEPGAGSDAANIKLSARRDGDDWILNGEKTFITGGNEADFAIVIAVTDREKGARNGGATAFLVDRSMGWRSEFIQTMGEGGPASLVFEDVRVPGRNILGEPGQGFALGMEWIGKGRYTIPSHAVGIAERALRMAIDQANSRQTFGRPIGENQAIQWMIADSETELEAARWLILRAAWTVDQGMDPRHASSMAKLYGAGMVNRVVDRVLQIHGGMGYTRELPIERWYRQVRLYRIFEGTDEMQRLIIARDLLRGYTKLGGHLA from the coding sequence ATGGACTTCGCGCTTTCCGACACCGAGCGGGCCATCCGCGACACCGCCCGCGACTTCATCACCAAGGAGGTCATGCCGCTGGAACAGGAGCTGCTGCGGCGGGAACGGGCGCACCGGCCCGGGCTGGAACCGGCTGAACTTCGCGAGTTGCAGCTCAAGGCGCGCGCGTTCGGCTTCTGGGGCCTGGCCACCCCGGAGGAGTACGGCGGCATGGACCTCTCCGCCGTCACCCAGTCGCTGATCTGGACCGAGATCGGCCGCTCGTTCGTGCCGTTCCGGTTCGGCGGCGAGGCCGACAACATCCTGTTCCACTGCAACGAGGAGCAGAAGCGGGAGTACCTGATCCCGACCATCGAGGGCGAGCGGCGCAGCTGCTTCGCGATCACCGAGCCGGGCGCCGGGTCGGACGCGGCCAACATCAAGCTCAGCGCCCGCCGCGACGGCGACGACTGGATCCTCAACGGCGAGAAGACCTTCATCACCGGCGGCAACGAGGCCGACTTCGCCATCGTGATCGCGGTGACAGACCGGGAGAAGGGGGCGCGCAACGGCGGCGCCACCGCGTTCCTGGTGGACCGGTCGATGGGCTGGCGGTCGGAGTTCATCCAGACCATGGGCGAGGGCGGGCCGGCCTCGCTGGTGTTCGAAGACGTCCGGGTGCCCGGGCGCAACATCCTCGGCGAACCGGGCCAGGGCTTCGCCCTCGGCATGGAGTGGATCGGCAAGGGCCGCTACACCATCCCCTCGCACGCGGTGGGCATCGCCGAGCGGGCCCTGCGGATGGCGATCGACCAGGCCAACAGCCGGCAGACGTTCGGCCGGCCGATCGGCGAGAACCAGGCGATCCAATGGATGATCGCCGACTCGGAGACCGAACTGGAGGCGGCCCGCTGGCTCATCCTGCGGGCCGCGTGGACGGTGGACCAGGGGATGGACCCGCGGCACGCCTCGTCGATGGCGAAGCTCTACGGCGCCGGCATGGTCAACCGGGTGGTCGACCGGGTGCTCCAGATCCACGGCGGGATGGGCTACACCCGGGAGCTGCCGATCGAGCGCTGGTACCGGCAGGTCCGGCTCTACCGGATCTTCGAGGGCACCGACGAGATGCAGCGGCTGATCATCGCGCGGGACCTGCTGCGTGGCTACACCAAGTTGGGCGGGCACCTGGCATGA
- a CDS encoding MaoC family dehydratase: protein MRTFASLDELAAAVGETIGPGDWQRIDQSRVDLFADATDDHQWIHVDPQRAAAGPFGGTVAHGYLTLSLLPALAGGLYRVQGVRMGVNYGLNRVRFPAPVRVGSAIRASATIAEVSPVDGGVQLVAAVTVESDAGGKPVCVAETVSRLYA, encoded by the coding sequence ATGAGGACCTTCGCCTCCCTCGACGAGCTGGCCGCGGCGGTCGGCGAGACCATCGGCCCCGGCGACTGGCAGCGGATCGACCAGAGCCGGGTCGACCTCTTCGCCGACGCCACCGACGACCACCAGTGGATCCACGTCGACCCGCAGCGGGCCGCCGCCGGCCCGTTCGGCGGCACCGTCGCGCACGGCTACCTGACGCTGTCCCTGCTGCCGGCGCTGGCCGGCGGCCTCTACCGGGTGCAGGGCGTGCGGATGGGGGTCAACTACGGGCTGAACCGGGTGCGGTTCCCGGCCCCGGTCCGGGTCGGCAGCGCGATCCGGGCCAGCGCCACCATCGCCGAGGTGTCCCCGGTGGACGGCGGGGTGCAACTGGTCGCCGCGGTCACCGTGGAGAGCGACGCGGGTGGCAAGCCGGTCTG
- the fabG gene encoding 3-oxoacyl-ACP reductase FabG: MTRFADRVAVVTGAAQGIGAATARRLAAEGAAVAVVDLDAERSQAVADEITAAGGRAVGIGADVTDPEAVAALTDRVVRTYGGLHVLVNNAGITRDDLLFKMPLQRWEAVLTTNLTSMFLCCQAAQQHMVAARYGRIVNLSSRSALGNRGQVNYAAAKAGVQGLTATLAIELGPFNITVNAVAPGYVATAMTAATAQRVGASPEEHQRMVAEHTPLRRVAQPAEIASVIAFLASDDASYVSGQTLYVNGGAR, encoded by the coding sequence GTGACCAGATTCGCCGACCGGGTCGCCGTCGTCACCGGCGCCGCGCAGGGCATCGGCGCCGCGACCGCGCGGCGACTGGCCGCCGAGGGCGCCGCCGTCGCCGTGGTCGACCTCGACGCGGAGCGCAGCCAGGCCGTCGCCGACGAGATCACCGCGGCCGGCGGCCGGGCCGTCGGGATCGGCGCCGACGTGACCGACCCGGAGGCGGTTGCCGCGCTGACCGACCGGGTGGTGCGCACCTACGGCGGGCTGCACGTGCTGGTGAACAACGCCGGCATCACCCGCGACGACCTGCTGTTCAAGATGCCGCTGCAACGCTGGGAGGCGGTGCTGACCACCAACCTGACCAGCATGTTCCTCTGCTGCCAGGCGGCCCAGCAGCACATGGTCGCGGCCCGCTACGGACGGATCGTCAACCTCAGCAGCCGCTCCGCGCTCGGCAACCGGGGCCAGGTCAACTACGCGGCGGCCAAGGCCGGCGTGCAGGGCTTGACCGCCACCCTCGCCATCGAGCTGGGGCCCTTCAACATCACCGTGAACGCGGTCGCCCCGGGCTACGTGGCCACCGCGATGACCGCCGCCACCGCCCAGCGGGTGGGCGCCAGCCCGGAGGAGCACCAGCGGATGGTCGCCGAGCACACCCCGCTGCGCCGGGTCGCCCAGCCGGCCGAGATCGCCTCGGTGATCGCCTTCCTGGCCAGCGACGACGCCTCGTACGTCAGCGGCCAGACCCTGTACGTCAACGGCGGCGCGCGCTGA